Proteins found in one Candidatus Krumholzibacteriia bacterium genomic segment:
- a CDS encoding sulfide/dihydroorotate dehydrogenase-like FAD/NAD-binding protein yields the protein MVRIVEARSLAPDVKYFRLEAPKIARKRKAGQFVILRVHADGERVPLTIADSNAEEGWVAVIVQGVGKTTRLLNEKETGDTISDVAGPLGTASHIENFGTAVSIGGGVGTAIAYPTAVALKEAGNEVVSIIGGRSKEYVILEDELRAICDEVYPTTDDGSYGFHGFVTDKLQELIDSGRRIDFVLAIGPVPMMRAVAEVTRPHGIETVVSLNPIMVDGTGMCGGCRVEVGGETKFACVDGPEFDAHAVDFDLLTARNKAYLGFEKTRLDEFEHDHECRLGRQADQLT from the coding sequence ATGGTTCGCATCGTCGAGGCCCGATCCCTCGCTCCGGACGTCAAGTACTTCCGCCTCGAGGCGCCGAAGATCGCCCGTAAGCGCAAGGCCGGGCAGTTCGTCATCCTGCGCGTGCACGCCGACGGCGAGCGCGTGCCGCTGACCATCGCCGACAGCAACGCCGAAGAGGGCTGGGTCGCGGTCATCGTCCAGGGCGTGGGCAAGACCACGCGGCTGCTCAACGAGAAGGAGACCGGCGACACGATCTCCGACGTCGCGGGTCCGCTGGGCACCGCGTCGCACATCGAGAACTTCGGAACGGCCGTCTCGATCGGCGGCGGCGTCGGCACCGCCATCGCGTACCCGACCGCGGTGGCCCTGAAGGAGGCCGGCAACGAGGTCGTCTCGATCATCGGCGGTCGCTCGAAGGAGTACGTGATCCTCGAGGACGAGCTGCGCGCGATCTGCGACGAGGTCTACCCGACCACCGACGACGGCTCCTACGGCTTCCACGGCTTCGTCACCGACAAGCTGCAGGAACTGATCGACTCGGGCCGCCGCATCGACTTCGTCCTGGCCATCGGCCCCGTACCGATGATGCGCGCCGTGGCCGAGGTCACCCGCCCGCACGGCATCGAGACCGTGGTGAGCCTGAACCCGATCATGGTCGACGGCACGGGCATGTGCGGCGGCTGCCGCGTGGAGGTCGGCGGCGAGACGAAGTTCGCCTGCGTCGACGGCCCGGAATTCGACGCCCACGCGGTCGACTTCGACCTGCTCACCGCGCGCAACAAGGCGTATCTGGGATTCGAGAAGACCCGGCTCGACGAGTTCGAGCACGACCACGAGTGCCGTCTCGGACGGCAGGCCGATCAACTCACCTAG